One Streptomyces drozdowiczii DNA segment encodes these proteins:
- a CDS encoding enoyl-CoA hydratase/isomerase family protein translates to MTVTLEVSDGVGTIRLDRPPMNALDVATQDRLRELAEEASRRDDVRAVVLYGGEKVFAAGADIKEMQAMDHAAMVLRSKALQDSFTAVARIPKPVVAAVSGYALGGGCELALCADFRIAGDNAKLGQPEILLGLIPGAGGTQRLARLVGPAKAKDLIFTGRHVRADEALTMGLVDRVVPAAEVYEQAHAWAAKLAKGPALALRAAKEAVDAGLETDIDTGLTIERTWFAGLFATEDRERGMRSFVEEGPGKAKFL, encoded by the coding sequence ATGACCGTAACCCTCGAAGTAAGCGACGGCGTCGGCACCATCCGCCTGGACCGTCCGCCGATGAACGCCCTGGACGTGGCGACCCAGGACCGGCTGCGCGAGCTCGCCGAAGAGGCGTCCCGACGCGATGACGTGCGCGCCGTGGTGCTCTACGGCGGCGAGAAGGTGTTCGCGGCGGGCGCGGACATCAAGGAGATGCAGGCGATGGACCACGCGGCCATGGTGCTGCGCTCCAAGGCCCTCCAGGACTCCTTCACCGCCGTCGCCCGCATCCCCAAGCCCGTCGTCGCGGCCGTCAGCGGCTACGCGCTCGGCGGCGGCTGCGAACTGGCCCTCTGCGCCGACTTCCGCATCGCCGGGGACAACGCCAAGCTCGGCCAGCCGGAGATCCTGCTCGGCCTCATCCCGGGCGCCGGCGGCACCCAGCGGCTCGCCCGGCTGGTCGGCCCCGCCAAGGCCAAGGACCTCATCTTCACCGGCCGCCACGTCCGGGCGGACGAGGCCCTGACGATGGGGCTGGTGGACCGCGTGGTGCCCGCCGCCGAGGTGTACGAGCAGGCGCACGCCTGGGCGGCCAAGCTGGCCAAGGGCCCGGCGCTGGCGCTGCGCGCGGCCAAGGAGGCCGTCGACGCCGGACTCGAGACGGACATCGACACGGGCCTCACGATCGAACGGACCTGGTTCGCCGGTCTGTTCGCCACGGAGGACCGGGAACGCGGAATGCGCAGCTTCGTGGAGGAGGGCCCGGGCAAGGCGAAATTCCTCTGA
- a CDS encoding L,D-transpeptidase has product MNGQPISGTSAGTGGRRRLRGATGLPALAVGALLLLVTACGGGDADAGGADGKAGGVKNQDTSASQAVVTVAPKDGTDDVATSGALKVTAAQGKLTVVKVSDPKGGEVEGKIAADGASWVPDRHLASATKYKVHAVAKDAKGRESAKDTSFTTLVPKNTFIGQYTPEDGSTVGVGMPVSIHFTRGITDPAAVEKAIEVTAEPAVPVEGHWFGNDRLDFRPEHYWAAGTKVTVKLNLDGVEGRPGVYGKQAKTLSFTIGRSQVSTVDAKTHRMKVVRDDKQIRDIPISAGAPATTTYNGQMVISEKLRVTRMNGDTVGFGGEYDIKDVPHAMRLSTSGTFIHGNYWGGPGVFGNANTSHGCVGLQDVRGGGSSSTPAAWFFNNSLIGDVVVVKNSHDKTISPDNGLNGWNMSWSEWTK; this is encoded by the coding sequence TTGAACGGGCAGCCGATATCGGGGACATCGGCCGGGACGGGCGGCAGGCGGCGGCTGCGGGGAGCCACCGGCCTGCCGGCCCTGGCGGTGGGCGCGCTGTTGCTTCTGGTGACGGCCTGCGGCGGGGGAGACGCCGACGCGGGTGGTGCGGACGGCAAGGCGGGCGGGGTCAAGAACCAGGACACCAGCGCCTCGCAGGCCGTGGTGACCGTCGCGCCCAAGGACGGGACCGACGACGTCGCGACGAGCGGCGCGCTGAAGGTCACCGCCGCGCAGGGGAAGCTGACGGTCGTCAAGGTCTCGGACCCCAAGGGCGGCGAGGTCGAGGGGAAGATCGCGGCGGACGGCGCCAGCTGGGTGCCCGACCGGCACCTGGCATCGGCGACCAAGTACAAGGTCCACGCGGTGGCCAAGGACGCCAAGGGCCGTGAGTCCGCGAAGGACACCTCCTTCACCACGCTCGTCCCCAAGAACACCTTCATCGGCCAGTACACCCCGGAGGACGGCTCGACGGTCGGCGTCGGCATGCCGGTCTCCATCCACTTCACGCGCGGCATCACCGACCCGGCGGCCGTCGAGAAGGCCATCGAGGTGACCGCCGAGCCCGCCGTCCCCGTCGAGGGCCACTGGTTCGGCAACGACCGCCTGGACTTCCGCCCCGAGCACTACTGGGCCGCCGGCACCAAGGTGACCGTGAAGCTCAACCTCGACGGCGTCGAGGGCCGGCCCGGGGTCTACGGCAAGCAGGCCAAGACCCTCTCCTTCACCATCGGCCGCAGCCAGGTCAGCACCGTCGACGCGAAGACGCACCGGATGAAGGTCGTCCGGGACGACAAGCAGATCAGGGACATCCCGATCTCGGCGGGCGCCCCGGCCACCACCACGTACAACGGCCAGATGGTCATCAGCGAGAAGCTGCGGGTGACCCGGATGAACGGCGACACCGTCGGCTTCGGCGGCGAGTACGACATCAAGGACGTGCCGCACGCGATGCGCCTGTCCACCTCGGGCACCTTCATCCACGGCAACTACTGGGGCGGCCCGGGGGTGTTCGGCAACGCCAACACCAGCCACGGCTGCGTCGGCCTCCAGGACGTGCGCGGCGGCGGCAGCTCCTCCACGCCGGCGGCCTGGTTCTTCAACAACTCGCTCATCGGCGACGTCGTGGTCGTGAAGAACTCGCACGACAAGACCATCAGCCCGGACAACGGCCTCAACGGCTGGAACATGAGCTGGTCGGAGTGGACCAAGTAG